One Castanea sativa cultivar Marrone di Chiusa Pesio chromosome 4, ASM4071231v1 DNA window includes the following coding sequences:
- the LOC142630449 gene encoding uncharacterized protein LOC142630449: MSIPRKLMTERGSKASNKEAGGSQVPPSLPPPPPPSNPKLPILEPKKKMKNEAKEADAERQKKLKQQQQQKIGKGKGHASSVESGENRDLAEVRRTLANWSPELKLDGAPISCQSSIRAFQQGHAHHLAEALECLLLLPKDMDTLDKMNQPHLFLSLKRDLALAIQEVFAAEKWVEDSQKKAAAELEVRQETEKSLGQALAQNENLTTQLAEQKRERDGVEASLKIMRTQVEGQRKLLRQKDEDLSKA; encoded by the exons ATGTCCATTCCACGAAAGCTGATGACGGAGAGGGGCTCGAAAGCCTCTAATAAGGAAGCGGGTGGGTCCCAAGTCCCTCCATcgttgccaccaccccctcctccctccaatCCAAAACTTCCCATTCtggagcccaagaagaaaatgaagaatgaGGCCAAGGAAGCAGAtgcggagaggcagaagaagttaaaacaacaacaacaacagaaaattGGCAAAGGCAAGGGACATGCCTCTTCAGTGGAAAGTGGGGAGAACCGGGACCTGGCCGAGGTCCGCCGTACACTGgccaactggtctcccgagctgaaACTAGAtggggcaccaatctcttgccaatcCAGCATTAGGGCGTTCCAGCAAGGTCACgctcaccacctggccgaggctttggaatgtcttcttcttctgcccaaggacatggacaCCCTGGATAAGATGAACCAACCGCATCTATTTCTCTCGCTAAAAAGGGACCTAgctttg gccattcaggaagtcttcgctgccgagaagtgggtggaagactctcAGAAGAAAGCTGCAGCTGAACTGGAGGTTAGGCAGGAGACTGAGAAGTCTCTAGGCCAAGCTCTTGCACAGAACGAGAATCTAACCACGCAGCTGGCAGAgcagaagagggagagggacgGTGTCGAAGCCAGCCTGAAGATaatgaggacccaggtggaggggcaacgcaagcttctgcGTCAGAAGGACGAGGACTTGTCCAAAGCTTAG
- the LOC142630451 gene encoding protein OPAQUE10-like, with protein MAVSDLLADGELLFEVSKVAWKMLLTNHRELRHVKAYINEPFASRKSSGRYMPYSNVDSFLKICKILGLTGIDLLSIRRC; from the exons ATGGCTGTTTCTGATTTACTTGCTGATGGGGAATTGCT GTTTGAAGTGTCAAAAGTAGCGTGGAAGATGTTGTTGACAAATCATAGGGAGCTAAGACATGTAAAAGCATATATAAATGAGCCATTTGCTTCTAGGAAGAGCAGTGGGAGGTATATGCCTTATTCCAATGTCGACTCATTTTTGAAG ATCtgcaaaattttgggattgaCTGGCATTGATCTCCTCTCCATCAGACGTTGTTGA
- the LOC142630450 gene encoding uncharacterized protein LOC142630450 isoform X2, whose translation MKTGHGVSLVSVSEDVSLGETLHHMPAKASQDAFWIEDLKSIVGHNDKMFGSIVVNLDPNAKNQRDGYSQGVYLNNILDGTYDDSTASPNTVADEGSEKCSKLSSIEYDSCLQNQDIIGDIGGRVNCMSDMVTVDNSAVHHNSVILANPSEPTLDEDFCLKIESSENVGEKGHQACTSLKDPFYCTEQIDKDDRIDGKAAPLGVEDLDRTKHVGEGTPKSKPHKRLLLNQL comes from the exons ATGAAAACTGGTCATGGAGTTTCTCTGGTATCTGTTTCAGAGGATGTTTCACTTGGGGAAACTCTCCATCATATGCCAGCTAAAGCTTCACAAGATGCATTCTGGATCGAGGATCTGAAATCCATTGTAGGACATAATGATAAGATGTTTGGTTCAATTGTGGTTAATTTGGACCCTAATGCCAAGAACCAGCGAGATGGATACTCTCAGGGAGTTTATCTCAATAATATCCTAGACGGAACATATGATGATTCAACTGCTTCACCCAATACTGTGGCTGATGAAGGGAGTGAAAAGTGTTCTAAATTAAGTAGTATAGAATATGATAGTTGTTTACAGAACCAGGATATAATTGGAGATATAGGAGGCCGAGTTAATTGCATGTCAGATATGGTAACTGTGGATAACTCTGCTGTCCACCATAATTCTGTCATTCTTGCCAACCCCAGTGAACCAACATTGGATGAAGATTTCTGCTTAAAAATTGAGAGTTCAGAAAATGTAGGTGAAAAGGGACATCAAGCGTGTACATCCCTGAAGGATCCTTTTTATTGTACAGAACAAATTGACAAG GATGACAGAATAGATGGAAAAGCGGCTCCATTGGGAGTCGAGGATTTAGACAGAACCAAGCATGTTGGTGAGGGAACACCAAAGAGCAAGCCCCATAAAAGACTACTGCTGAATCAGTTGTAA
- the LOC142630450 gene encoding uncharacterized protein LOC142630450 isoform X1: MKTGHGVSLVSVSEDVSLGETLHHMPAKASQDAFWIEDLKSIVGHNDKMFGSIVVNLDPNAKNQRDGYSQGVYLNNILDGTYDDSTASPNTVADEGSEKCSKLSSIEYDSCLQNQDIIGDIGGRVNCMSDMVTVDNSAVHHNSVILANPSEPTLDEDFCLKIESSENVGEKGHQACTSLKDPFYCTEQIDKVCSQDDRIDGKAAPLGVEDLDRTKHVGEGTPKSKPHKRLLLNQL; the protein is encoded by the exons ATGAAAACTGGTCATGGAGTTTCTCTGGTATCTGTTTCAGAGGATGTTTCACTTGGGGAAACTCTCCATCATATGCCAGCTAAAGCTTCACAAGATGCATTCTGGATCGAGGATCTGAAATCCATTGTAGGACATAATGATAAGATGTTTGGTTCAATTGTGGTTAATTTGGACCCTAATGCCAAGAACCAGCGAGATGGATACTCTCAGGGAGTTTATCTCAATAATATCCTAGACGGAACATATGATGATTCAACTGCTTCACCCAATACTGTGGCTGATGAAGGGAGTGAAAAGTGTTCTAAATTAAGTAGTATAGAATATGATAGTTGTTTACAGAACCAGGATATAATTGGAGATATAGGAGGCCGAGTTAATTGCATGTCAGATATGGTAACTGTGGATAACTCTGCTGTCCACCATAATTCTGTCATTCTTGCCAACCCCAGTGAACCAACATTGGATGAAGATTTCTGCTTAAAAATTGAGAGTTCAGAAAATGTAGGTGAAAAGGGACATCAAGCGTGTACATCCCTGAAGGATCCTTTTTATTGTACAGAACAAATTGACAAGGTGTGCAGCCAA GATGACAGAATAGATGGAAAAGCGGCTCCATTGGGAGTCGAGGATTTAGACAGAACCAAGCATGTTGGTGAGGGAACACCAAAGAGCAAGCCCCATAAAAGACTACTGCTGAATCAGTTGTAA
- the LOC142630452 gene encoding CBS domain-containing protein CBSCBSPB3-like has product MASDGTEQGKLGSYPSLGLGNSFAFKFEDLKGRLHRVNCAAENLDELVSAVMQRAGAGIDTDHPQLLYEDDDGDRVLLATDSDLVAASSHARSVGQKVLRLHLDSSDSSELTKPKSGSSTHCY; this is encoded by the exons ATGGCTTCTGATGGGACAGAGCAAGGGAAGCTTGGTAGCTATCCATCTCTTGGTCTTGGAAATTCATTTGCCTTCAAATTTGAGGATCTAAAGGGTCGTTTACATCGAGTGAATTGTG CCGCTGAAAATTTGGATGAGTTGGTATCTGCTGTAATGCAAAGGGCTGGTGCTGGTATTGACACAGATCATCCTCAGCTTTTG tatgaAGACGATGATGGTGATAGAGTTCTACTTGCAACCGATAGTGATCTTGTTGCTGCTAGCAGCCATGCTAGATCAGTTGGACAGAAG GTTTTAAGGTTGCATCTGGACTCTTCTGATTCAAGCGAGTTGACAAAACCAAAGTCAGGTAGTTCTAcccattgttattga